Proteins encoded together in one Corynebacterium liangguodongii window:
- a CDS encoding DUF3566 domain-containing protein, with translation MAARKVTITHVHPGSAFRVATLVALAGFAAWMIGASLVYFFLAQAGVVESINSLLAGVGGETVVDTPLVLSAAALIGLVGVVFVAVMAPLTAVMYNAIAGLTGGLTVTMVNR, from the coding sequence ATGGCCGCGCGTAAAGTGACCATCACCCACGTCCACCCGGGATCGGCGTTCCGGGTGGCCACCCTCGTCGCCCTCGCCGGGTTCGCCGCCTGGATGATCGGCGCCTCCCTGGTCTATTTCTTCCTCGCCCAGGCCGGCGTGGTCGAGTCGATCAACTCGCTGCTTGCTGGGGTGGGCGGTGAAACGGTCGTCGATACGCCGCTCGTGCTCTCTGCGGCCGCGCTCATCGGGCTCGTTGGCGTCGTGTTTGTTGCCGTCATGGCGCCGCTGACCGCGGTGATGTACAACGCGATCGCGGGCCTGACGGGAGGGCTGACTGTCACGATGGTCAACAGGTAG
- a CDS encoding type I restriction-modification system subunit M: MSPTTKEAQRTELHKTIWRIANDLRGSVDGWDFKAYVLGMLFYRFISENLTAYINEGERNSGIEGFDYTKMSDADAELGRDVTVREKGFYILPSELFQNVRERAPRDPDLNETLERVFKNIEGSANGTESEDDLKGLFDDLDVNSSRLGPTVAKRNEKLVKLLDAIGDLPLGNFEDNTIDLFGDAYEYLMQMYASQAGKSGGEYYTPQEVSEVLARITVVGKKRVNRVYDPAVGSGSLLLKFAKVLGRDNVGGFYGQEINLTTYNLARINMFLHDVNYEKFDIAHGDTLTDPQHWDNEPFEAIVSNPPYSIKWEGDANPLLINDERFAPAGVLAPKSKADLAFTMHILSWLAVNGTAAIVEFPGVLYRGGAERKIRQYLIDNNYVDAVIQLPPDLFFGTTIATCIIVLKKSKKDNAVLFIDASAEFSRVGNKNKLLPANQEHILERFTAREDVDYVAKLVPNEEIADNDYNITVSSYVEHEDTREVIDITELNAEIAGIVARQAELRTSIDAIVADLEA; this comes from the coding sequence ATGTCACCGACCACAAAAGAAGCTCAGCGCACCGAGCTGCATAAGACGATCTGGCGTATCGCCAATGACCTGCGCGGCAGCGTCGACGGGTGGGACTTCAAGGCCTATGTGCTCGGGATGCTTTTCTACCGGTTCATCTCGGAAAACCTCACCGCCTACATCAACGAAGGTGAGCGCAATTCGGGGATCGAGGGCTTTGACTACACAAAGATGTCTGACGCTGACGCGGAGCTCGGCCGCGACGTGACCGTGCGCGAGAAGGGCTTCTACATCCTTCCTTCTGAGCTGTTTCAGAACGTTCGCGAACGGGCGCCGCGCGACCCAGACCTCAACGAGACCCTCGAGCGAGTATTCAAGAACATTGAGGGCTCGGCGAACGGCACGGAAAGCGAAGACGATCTGAAAGGTCTGTTCGACGATCTCGATGTCAACAGCTCTAGGCTAGGGCCGACGGTGGCTAAGCGCAACGAGAAGCTGGTGAAGCTTCTCGACGCCATCGGGGACCTCCCGCTGGGGAACTTCGAGGACAACACGATCGACCTTTTCGGCGACGCCTACGAGTACCTCATGCAGATGTACGCGTCCCAGGCCGGAAAGTCCGGCGGCGAGTACTACACGCCGCAAGAAGTCTCCGAGGTCCTTGCGCGGATCACGGTTGTCGGCAAAAAGCGGGTCAATAGGGTCTATGACCCAGCGGTCGGATCGGGCTCCCTGCTGTTGAAGTTCGCGAAAGTCCTTGGGCGCGACAACGTCGGCGGATTCTACGGCCAGGAGATTAACCTGACCACGTACAACCTCGCCCGCATCAACATGTTCCTGCACGACGTGAATTACGAGAAGTTCGACATCGCGCATGGGGACACGCTGACGGACCCGCAGCACTGGGACAATGAGCCGTTCGAGGCAATCGTGTCCAACCCGCCGTACTCGATTAAGTGGGAGGGGGACGCGAACCCGCTGCTGATTAATGATGAACGCTTCGCCCCCGCCGGGGTGCTCGCCCCGAAATCGAAGGCCGACTTAGCCTTCACCATGCACATCCTGTCGTGGCTGGCGGTCAACGGCACTGCGGCGATCGTCGAGTTCCCGGGTGTGCTCTATCGCGGTGGCGCGGAGCGCAAGATCCGCCAGTACCTCATCGACAACAACTACGTCGATGCGGTGATTCAGCTGCCTCCGGACCTGTTCTTCGGCACCACCATCGCCACCTGCATCATCGTGTTGAAGAAGTCGAAGAAGGACAACGCGGTGCTGTTTATTGATGCATCTGCTGAGTTCAGCCGAGTGGGCAACAAGAATAAGTTGCTGCCGGCGAACCAGGAGCACATCCTGGAGCGTTTCACTGCCCGCGAGGACGTCGATTATGTAGCCAAGCTCGTGCCGAACGAGGAAATCGCGGACAACGACTACAACATCACCGTGTCTTCCTACGTCGAGCACGAAGACACCCGCGAGGTTATTGACATTACGGAGCTCAACGCGGAGATTGCCGGCATTGTGGCCCGGCAGGCGGAGCTGCGCACCTCCATCGACGCCATCGTCGCAGACCTGGAAGCGTAA
- a CDS encoding virulence RhuM family protein yields MTDGRNGEVTLYRRDDGSPAIEVRFDAETVWLNQQQIAELFETSRTNIVEHIKHVYEEGELDKAATCRKFRQVRTERSCTVTREIPFHNLDAIISVGYRVNSKMATQFCLWATQRLREYLAQGYAINERRLEQLGSTVQILSRSSDKPITGVTDVLASYLPGLALLRVYDEGQHRHRSKAGAGLYGDYRRGPVGYRTGGSEIPQRHFVWRRACRRPRRHHRCELPVIRWPGPLSDGRGEGSPCITNNDRAAITLMEEMSDPKEKDLIISLLVRMITEGEA; encoded by the coding sequence ATGACGGATGGACGTAACGGGGAGGTGACCCTCTACCGGCGCGACGATGGCTCACCGGCGATCGAGGTCCGCTTCGACGCCGAAACGGTCTGGCTGAACCAGCAGCAGATCGCGGAGCTGTTTGAGACCTCCCGGACCAACATCGTCGAGCACATCAAGCACGTCTACGAAGAAGGCGAGCTCGATAAGGCGGCAACCTGTCGGAAATTCCGACAGGTTCGCACCGAGCGCTCCTGCACGGTTACCCGCGAGATCCCGTTTCATAACCTCGACGCGATCATCTCCGTCGGCTACCGCGTTAACAGCAAGATGGCCACGCAGTTCTGCCTGTGGGCGACACAGCGGCTCCGTGAGTACCTCGCGCAGGGCTACGCGATCAACGAGAGGCGGTTGGAGCAGCTTGGTAGCACCGTGCAGATCCTGTCACGCTCGAGCGACAAGCCCATCACCGGGGTTACTGATGTGCTGGCAAGCTACCTACCCGGCCTCGCGCTGCTGCGAGTCTACGACGAGGGGCAGCATCGACACCGCTCCAAGGCCGGTGCCGGGCTGTACGGTGACTATCGACGAGGCCCGGTCGGTTATCGCACAGGGGGAAGCGAAATTCCCCAACGGCATTTTGTTTGGCGCAGAGCATGCCGGCGCCCTCGCCGGCATCATCGGTGCGAACTACCAGTCATTCGGTGGCCAGGACCTCTATCCGACGGTCGAGGAGAAGGCAGTCCTTGCATTACCAACAACGACCGGGCGGCAATAACGCTCATGGAGGAAATGAGCGATCCAAAGGAGAAAGACTTGATCATTTCCTTGCTTGTTCGTATGATCACGGAGGGTGAAGCATGA